One Vicugna pacos chromosome X, VicPac4, whole genome shotgun sequence DNA window includes the following coding sequences:
- the TMEM35A gene encoding novel acetylcholine receptor chaperone: MASPRTVTVVALSVALGLFFVFMGTIKLTPRLSKDAYSEMKRAYKSYVRALPLLKKMGINSILLRKSIGALEVACGIVMTLVPGRPKDVANFFLLLLVLAVLFFHQLVGDPLKRYAHALVFGILLTCRLLIARKPEDRSSEKKSSPPGNAGNTGNAGNPEEQPSLYEKAPQGKMKLS, translated from the exons ATGGCATCCCCTAGAACCGTAACTGTCGTGGCCCTCTCAGTGGCCCTGGGACTCTTCTTTGTTTTCATGGGGACTATCAAGTTAACCCCCAGGCTCAGCAAGGATGCCTACAGTGAGATG AAACGTGCTTACAAGAGCTATGTCCGAGCCCTCCCTCTGCTGAAGAAAATGGGGATCAATTCCATTCTCCTCCGCAAAAGCATTGGTGCTCTTGAGGTGGCCTGTGGCATTGTCATGACCCTTGTGCCTGGGCGTCCCAAAGATGTGGCCAACTTCTTCCTCCTCTTGCTGGTGTTGGCTGTGCTCTTCTTCCACCAGCTAGTTGGTGATCCTCTCAAACGCTACGCCCATGCCCTGGTGTTCGGAATCCTGCTCACCTGCCGCTTGCTGATTGCCCGAAAGCCTGAAGACCGGTCCTCTGAGAAGAAATCCTCGCctccagggaatgctgggaacACTGGCAATGCGGGGAATCCCGAGGAGCAGCCCTCCTTATATGAGAAGGCCCCCCAGGGCAAAATGAAGTTGTCATAG